The Desmodus rotundus isolate HL8 chromosome 3, HLdesRot8A.1, whole genome shotgun sequence genome includes a region encoding these proteins:
- the PPIH gene encoding peptidyl-prolyl cis-trans isomerase H, with translation MAVANSSPVNPVVFFDVSIGGQEVGRMKIELFADVVPKTAENFRQFCTGEFRKDGVPIGYKGSTFHRVIKDFMIQGGDFVNGDGTGVASIYRGPFADENFKLRHSAPGLLSMANSGPSTNGCQFFITCSKCDWLDGKHVVFGKIIDGLLVMRKIENVPTGPNNKPKLPVVISQCGEM, from the exons ATGGCGGTGGCAAATTCAAGCCCTGTCAACCCTGTGGTGTTCTTTGATGTCAGCATTGGCGGCCAG GAAGTTGGCCGTATGAAGATCGAGCTCTTTGCAGACGTTGTGCCTAAGACAGCCGAGAACTTTAG GCAGTTCTGCACTGGAGAATTCAG GAAAGATGGGGTTCCTATAGGATACAAAGGAAGCACTTTCCACAG GGTCATAAAGGATTTCATGATTCAGGGTGGAGATTTTGTTAAT gGAGATGGTACTGGGGTCGCCAGTATATACCGGGGACCATTTGCAGATGAAAACTTTAAACTTAGACACTCAGCTCCAGGCCTGCTTTCCATG GCAAACAGTGGTCCCAGTACAAATGGCTGCCAGTTCTTCATCACCTGTTCTAAGTGTGACTGGCTGGATGGGAAGCACGTAGTGTTTG GGAAAATTATTGATGGACTTCTAGTGATGAGAAAGATTGAG AATGTTCCCACGGGGCCCAACAATAAACCCAAGCTGCCCGTGGTGATCTCACAGTGTGGGGAGATGTAG